A stretch of Pseudorhodobacter turbinis DNA encodes these proteins:
- the hemN gene encoding oxygen-independent coproporphyrinogen III oxidase, giving the protein MNTQSELKRLGLFDARVPRYTSYPTAPHFAPGVGAETFTNWIEAIPAKASISLYIHVPFCRRLCWFCACRTQGTSSDAPVIAYAEMLAAEIKLLRRHLAPGVTLSRLHWGGGTPTLLMPDLMRNLADQVFDVVPLAEGGEFSVEIDPNEIDAARLDALAAAGMNRASIGVQDFDPEIQKTIGREQSYELTKQVADMIRDRGVKSLNADILYGLPHQTNDRIADSVEKLLTLSPDRVALYGYAHVPWMSRRQQMIPSDKIPTPEERLSLFETARKMFVDDGYAEVGIDHFARPTDGLAIAQDKGALRRNFQGYTDDTATALIGLGASSISRFPQGFAQNASATAAHTKAIREGRFSIHRGHVFGGDDLLRARIIEALMCDFHVSRAELIRDFGADPVVLEEMFQSAVTHFGDMLHLDAEGLTIPPRARPLTRLIARAFDAYDHAKAQHSSAV; this is encoded by the coding sequence ATGAACACACAATCAGAGCTAAAGCGCCTTGGGCTATTTGACGCGCGCGTCCCGCGATACACCAGCTATCCGACTGCTCCGCATTTTGCACCGGGCGTCGGGGCGGAAACCTTTACCAACTGGATAGAGGCAATCCCCGCCAAGGCCTCGATATCGCTTTATATTCATGTGCCGTTTTGTCGGCGCCTGTGCTGGTTTTGTGCCTGCCGAACGCAAGGCACATCCTCGGATGCGCCGGTCATCGCCTATGCCGAGATGCTCGCCGCCGAGATAAAACTATTGCGCCGCCATCTTGCCCCCGGTGTCACGCTGTCGCGCCTGCATTGGGGGGGCGGCACGCCGACGCTGCTAATGCCCGACCTGATGCGCAACCTTGCCGATCAGGTCTTTGACGTGGTGCCCTTGGCCGAGGGGGGCGAATTTTCGGTTGAAATCGACCCTAATGAGATCGACGCCGCGCGGCTTGATGCGCTGGCTGCGGCTGGTATGAACCGCGCCTCTATCGGGGTGCAGGATTTCGACCCCGAGATCCAGAAAACCATTGGCCGCGAGCAAAGTTATGAGCTGACAAAACAGGTGGCGGATATGATCCGCGACCGTGGCGTCAAAAGCCTGAACGCCGATATCCTTTACGGGTTGCCGCATCAGACCAATGACCGCATTGCCGATTCGGTGGAAAAGCTGCTGACGCTCTCGCCGGACCGTGTGGCGCTTTACGGCTATGCCCATGTGCCATGGATGAGCCGCCGCCAGCAAATGATCCCATCCGACAAAATCCCGACGCCGGAAGAGCGGCTTTCCCTGTTTGAGACCGCGCGCAAGATGTTCGTGGATGACGGCTATGCCGAGGTCGGCATCGATCACTTTGCCCGCCCCACCGACGGCTTGGCGATTGCCCAAGACAAGGGTGCCCTGCGCCGGAATTTCCAAGGCTATACCGATGATACCGCGACCGCGTTGATCGGGCTGGGGGCATCCTCTATTTCGCGGTTCCCGCAGGGGTTCGCGCAAAATGCCAGCGCCACGGCGGCCCATACCAAAGCCATCCGCGAAGGGCGCTTTTCCATCCACCGCGGCCATGTCTTTGGCGGGGATGACCTGCTGCGCGCCCGCATCATCGAGGCTTTGATGTGTGACTTCCATGTCAGCCGGGCCGAGTTGATCCGCGATTTTGGCGCCGATCCCGTGGTGCTGGAAGAGATGTTCCAAAGCGCCGTCACGCATTTCGGCGATATGCTGCATCTGGATGCCGAGGGGCTTACAATCCCGCCCCGTGCGCGCCCGCTAACACGGCTGATCGCGCGGGCCTTTGACGCCTATGACCATGCCAAAGCACAACATTCGTCGGCGGTTTAA
- the fnrL gene encoding transcriptional regulator FnrL has product MPTPDTHSFAHDCDECPIRHRAVCSRCEGKELDRLEEMKYYRSFQAGQTVIWSGDRMDFVASVVKGIATLSQTMEDGRRQMVGLLLPSDFLGRPGRDNAAYDVTATTDLVMCCFRKKPFEEMMLHTPHIGQRLLEMTLDELDSAREWMLLLGRKTAREKIASLLSIIARRDASLMLKRPSGRISFDLPLTREEMADYLGLTLETVSRQMTALRKDGIISLEGKRHVVIEDFDVLLEVAGDDNDGGMLS; this is encoded by the coding sequence ATGCCGACGCCGGACACACATTCATTTGCCCACGATTGTGACGAATGCCCTATTCGTCACCGTGCGGTTTGCTCTCGGTGCGAGGGCAAGGAATTGGACCGTCTGGAAGAGATGAAATACTACCGCAGCTTTCAGGCCGGGCAGACGGTTATCTGGTCCGGTGACCGGATGGATTTCGTGGCCTCTGTGGTCAAGGGTATCGCAACCCTAAGCCAGACCATGGAAGATGGCCGTCGCCAGATGGTGGGCCTGTTGTTGCCTTCTGATTTTCTGGGCCGTCCGGGGCGCGATAATGCCGCCTATGATGTGACCGCGACGACGGATTTGGTGATGTGTTGTTTCCGCAAAAAACCGTTTGAGGAAATGATGCTACACACGCCACACATCGGGCAACGTTTGCTTGAGATGACGCTGGACGAGCTGGATTCAGCGCGCGAATGGATGCTGTTGTTGGGTCGCAAGACCGCACGTGAAAAGATCGCAAGCCTGCTTTCGATCATCGCGCGGCGTGATGCCAGTTTGATGTTGAAGCGCCCCTCGGGCCGAATTTCCTTTGACCTGCCGCTGACACGCGAAGAAATGGCCGATTATCTGGGCCTGACGCTGGAAACTGTTTCGCGGCAGATGACGGCGTTGCGCAAGGATGGGATTATCTCATTGGAAGGCAAGCGCCATGTGGTGATCGAGGATTTCGATGTGCTGCTGGAAGTGGCCGGTGACGATAATGACGGCGGCATGTTGTCGTAG
- a CDS encoding PhzF family phenazine biosynthesis protein, which produces MLAFHTLDVFTDTPFAGNPLAVVLGADDLTDAQMQTIAREFNLSETIFVQRPVDPANTARVRIFVPMAEIPFAGHPTIGCAILLAEAAMGDDPVRIVLEEEAGLVPVTLTRSQGQVTAELTAPVTPFAASGPDVAQALDPALLARALGVEASDIGFGTHCPGLWQGGSKFLYVPLRDARALAHAQPCEPAWSQVMAAGGVGGAYLYTKAAGADYQARMFSSRAGIREDPATGSASAILAAQLWAAGALTVGESRLALLQGVEMGRKSEIALTVVCDANGVTSVRVAGQAVRISDGRIRIPA; this is translated from the coding sequence ATGCTGGCTTTTCACACCCTTGATGTTTTCACCGATACGCCCTTTGCGGGCAACCCTTTGGCTGTGGTCTTGGGGGCGGATGATCTGACGGATGCGCAGATGCAAACCATCGCGCGGGAATTCAACCTGTCCGAGACGATCTTTGTCCAGCGGCCGGTTGATCCGGCCAATACCGCCCGCGTGCGCATCTTTGTCCCAATGGCTGAGATCCCCTTTGCAGGTCATCCCACCATTGGCTGTGCCATTTTGCTGGCCGAGGCCGCGATGGGTGATGATCCCGTCCGTATCGTTCTGGAAGAGGAGGCGGGCTTGGTCCCCGTAACCTTGACCCGCAGCCAAGGCCAGGTAACCGCCGAGCTGACTGCGCCGGTTACGCCCTTTGCGGCCAGCGGGCCGGATGTTGCGCAGGCCTTGGACCCTGCGCTTTTGGCGCGCGCATTGGGGGTGGAGGCCAGCGATATCGGGTTCGGTACGCATTGCCCCGGCTTGTGGCAAGGGGGGTCAAAGTTTCTTTATGTTCCGCTGCGGGATGCTCGGGCGCTGGCACATGCGCAGCCATGCGAACCGGCGTGGTCACAGGTGATGGCGGCGGGCGGTGTGGGTGGCGCTTATCTTTATACCAAAGCCGCAGGCGCGGATTATCAGGCGCGGATGTTTTCGTCCAGGGCGGGCATCCGCGAAGATCCCGCAACAGGCTCTGCCTCGGCCATTCTTGCCGCCCAGCTTTGGGCTGCGGGCGCGCTGACGGTTGGCGAATCCCGTTTGGCCCTGCTGCAAGGGGTAGAGATGGGCCGCAAAAGCGAGATCGCGCTGACGGTGGTGTGCGATGCCAATGGGGTCACGTCGGTGCGTGTTGCAGGCCAAGCCGTACGCATCAGTGACGGGCGCATCCGGATCCCCGCCTGA
- a CDS encoding LLM class flavin-dependent oxidoreductase: MQKFSLLDLSPIPEGETAAAALSNTVDLARAAEAAGYHRFWLAEHHNMPGIASAATSVVIGHVAGATKTMRIGAGGIMLPNHAPLVVAEQFGTLATLYPDRIDLGLGRAPGTDMATARALRRHMAPEDSFPQDVQELIAYLGDMPDNAPVRAIPGAGTHVPVWILGSSLYGAQLAAYLGLPYAFASHFAPDMLAEALAIYRSSFQPSAHLDRPYAMMAAGVCAAQTDAEADYLRSSQFLAFARLRTGKPGKLPYPTDDLAAQISPQVMAGVKQALSCSATGSAATVKEQLGRLIDTHQPDEIMVTGMIHDSAARIRSFQIAADVLSDLCAGAA; this comes from the coding sequence ATGCAAAAATTCTCACTGCTCGATCTATCGCCTATTCCCGAAGGTGAAACCGCTGCCGCTGCCCTGTCCAACACGGTGGATCTGGCCCGCGCCGCCGAGGCCGCCGGTTATCACCGCTTTTGGCTGGCAGAGCATCACAATATGCCCGGCATCGCCAGTGCGGCGACCTCCGTGGTGATCGGCCATGTGGCGGGCGCTACCAAGACGATGCGTATTGGCGCAGGCGGTATCATGCTGCCCAATCACGCACCTTTGGTTGTGGCCGAACAGTTTGGCACGCTGGCCACGCTTTACCCCGACCGAATCGACCTTGGCCTCGGGCGCGCACCCGGAACCGATATGGCGACCGCCCGCGCGCTGCGCCGCCATATGGCGCCCGAGGACAGCTTTCCACAAGATGTGCAGGAGCTTATCGCCTATCTGGGGGACATGCCCGACAATGCGCCTGTGCGCGCCATTCCGGGGGCGGGGACGCATGTGCCGGTCTGGATACTTGGGTCCAGCCTTTACGGCGCGCAATTGGCGGCCTATCTGGGGTTGCCCTATGCATTCGCCTCACATTTCGCACCCGACATGCTGGCCGAGGCTTTGGCGATTTACCGGTCGTCGTTTCAGCCGTCCGCGCATCTGGACCGCCCCTATGCGATGATGGCGGCGGGTGTCTGTGCGGCGCAAACGGATGCCGAGGCGGATTACCTGCGCTCCTCGCAATTCCTTGCCTTTGCAAGACTGCGTACTGGCAAACCGGGCAAGTTGCCCTATCCGACAGATGATCTTGCCGCCCAAATCTCCCCGCAGGTTATGGCGGGGGTCAAGCAGGCGCTATCGTGTTCGGCGACCGGATCAGCGGCAACGGTAAAAGAGCAGCTGGGCCGCTTGATCGACACCCATCAACCGGATGAGATTATGGTGACAGGGATGATCCATGATAGCGCGGCGCGGATACGCTCATTCCAGATCGCGGCAGATGTTTTATCGGATCTGTGCGCGGGGGCGGCGTAA
- a CDS encoding lysophospholipid acyltransferase family protein, with the protein MRYALQWLLSLIFIVQMYIALFVVGILYLPYAIVSRKGALAGCHAFAAWVMFSLRWLTGMRTEVRGTPPTHAALVAAKHQSFLDVLMIFHAMPRGRFIMKRELMYAPVVGWFGLRIGCVPVDRGKRGAAIMKMMADVKSGVQQAGQLIIYSQGTRIAPGVKAPYKAGTAALYAQLAQDCVPVATNVGVLWPKHGIMRKRGVAVVEFLPTIPPGLPKPEFMERLEREVEAASDALMAEAGFTAPT; encoded by the coding sequence ATGCGCTATGCCCTGCAATGGCTGCTTTCGTTGATCTTCATCGTGCAGATGTATATCGCCTTGTTTGTGGTAGGTATTTTGTACCTGCCCTATGCGATTGTCTCGCGCAAAGGTGCGCTGGCGGGCTGTCATGCCTTTGCTGCTTGGGTGATGTTTTCGCTGCGGTGGCTAACGGGGATGCGCACCGAGGTTCGCGGCACACCGCCCACCCATGCCGCACTTGTCGCGGCCAAGCATCAGAGCTTTCTAGATGTCTTGATGATTTTTCATGCCATGCCACGCGGCCGGTTCATCATGAAACGGGAATTGATGTATGCGCCGGTGGTCGGCTGGTTCGGACTGCGCATCGGCTGCGTTCCGGTGGACCGGGGCAAACGCGGGGCGGCAATTATGAAGATGATGGCAGATGTGAAATCCGGCGTGCAACAGGCCGGGCAGTTGATCATCTATAGCCAAGGCACCCGCATCGCCCCCGGCGTCAAGGCGCCCTACAAGGCTGGGACTGCGGCGTTATACGCCCAGCTCGCGCAGGATTGCGTGCCGGTTGCGACCAATGTCGGGGTGCTCTGGCCCAAACACGGCATCATGCGCAAGCGTGGCGTCGCCGTGGTGGAATTCTTGCCGACCATTCCGCCGGGCCTGCCAAAGCCCGAGTTTATGGAAAGGTTGGAACGTGAGGTGGAGGCGGCATCCGATGCCCTGATGGCCGAGGCGGGATTTACCGCCCCGACCTGA
- a CDS encoding cell division protein FtsX yields the protein MKLSAITDILRGDKQADRVVPPSGHTAWLTSFTAAAMTFLAVFALALSLATGRLADRWSDALARSATVRISAPVGQLDAQTRAVLDVLATTPGIARARAMDDAEQRALLEPWFGPDLPLDALPIPRLIEVTESREGYDSEGLRQRLAAEAPGAVLDDHTRWRRPLAVAAGRLRLLGVTSILLIGGAMAAMITLAANASLAANSQVIRVLRLVGARDAYIVRAFVRRFTLRALAGSVVGAVLGMVGVAFLPAADMAGGFLTGLGFQGAGWLWPFLLPLLAAMVAFFATRFAAFRKLKELT from the coding sequence GTGAAGCTTTCCGCGATCACCGATATCCTGCGCGGCGACAAACAGGCCGACCGTGTGGTGCCGCCTTCGGGTCATACCGCATGGCTGACCAGCTTTACCGCCGCGGCCATGACCTTTCTGGCGGTATTCGCGCTGGCACTATCGCTGGCCACCGGACGCTTGGCCGATCGCTGGAGTGATGCACTGGCCCGCAGCGCCACGGTGCGCATTTCCGCACCTGTCGGGCAGCTGGATGCGCAGACCCGAGCCGTGCTGGATGTGCTGGCCACGACCCCCGGCATCGCCCGCGCCCGCGCAATGGACGACGCCGAGCAACGCGCCCTGCTGGAACCGTGGTTCGGCCCCGACCTGCCGCTTGACGCGCTGCCCATCCCGAGGCTGATAGAGGTCACCGAAAGCCGCGAGGGCTATGACAGCGAGGGATTGCGCCAACGTCTGGCGGCCGAGGCCCCCGGTGCGGTGCTTGATGACCACACCCGCTGGCGCAGACCTTTGGCGGTGGCGGCGGGACGGTTGCGGCTTTTGGGTGTGACCTCGATCTTGCTGATCGGCGGGGCAATGGCGGCGATGATCACCTTGGCCGCAAATGCATCGCTGGCGGCAAATTCCCAAGTGATCCGGGTGTTGCGGCTGGTGGGGGCAAGGGACGCCTATATCGTGCGCGCCTTTGTGCGGCGTTTTACCCTGCGCGCGCTGGCGGGATCGGTTGTGGGGGCGGTGCTGGGGATGGTCGGTGTGGCCTTTCTGCCTGCCGCTGATATGGCGGGCGGGTTCCTGACGGGGCTAGGCTTTCAGGGGGCGGGATGGCTTTGGCCGTTTCTTCTGCCGCTGCTCGCCGCTATGGTGGCCTTCTTTGCCACCCGATTTGCCGCTTTTCGTAAACTCAAGGAACTGACCTGA
- a CDS encoding cell division ATP-binding protein FtsE, with protein MIAFENVAYSYGGGELLSEVSLRLAPGSFHFLTGPSGAGKSTLLKLCYAELLPTAGHITLFDRDVHGLDRDEVAMLRRRMGVVHQDCQFLDHLPLTTNLTLPAAVSGRQAEAADLKDLLDWVGLSRLGDALPPQLSGGERQRAALARAVIMSPDVVLADEPTGNLDWEMSLRLLTLLVELNKMGKTILVATHDLNLIRAAKQQIPARVLRIAKRRLQLAGADL; from the coding sequence GTGATCGCATTTGAAAATGTCGCCTATTCCTATGGCGGGGGGGAGTTGTTGTCCGAGGTCAGCTTGCGGCTGGCACCGGGATCGTTCCACTTTCTGACGGGACCATCCGGCGCAGGCAAATCCACGCTGTTGAAGCTGTGCTATGCAGAACTGCTGCCGACGGCGGGACATATCACCCTTTTCGACCGCGATGTTCACGGGTTGGACCGCGATGAGGTCGCCATGCTGCGCCGTCGCATGGGTGTGGTGCATCAGGATTGCCAGTTTCTTGACCATCTGCCGCTGACAACCAACCTGACCCTGCCCGCAGCCGTATCGGGACGTCAGGCCGAGGCTGCCGACCTTAAGGATCTGCTCGACTGGGTTGGGCTGTCGCGCCTTGGTGATGCCTTGCCGCCGCAGCTTTCAGGCGGGGAACGGCAGCGTGCCGCATTGGCCCGCGCGGTCATTATGTCGCCAGATGTGGTGCTGGCGGATGAGCCGACGGGCAACCTCGACTGGGAAATGTCGCTGCGTCTGCTGACCCTGTTGGTAGAGCTGAACAAGATGGGCAAGACCATTCTGGTGGCGACGCATGACCTCAACCTGATCCGGGCCGCGAAACAGCAAATTCCGGCGCGAGTGCTGCGGATTGCCAAGCGGCGCTTGCAACTGGCGGGGGCAGATCTGTGA
- a CDS encoding zinc-ribbon domain-containing protein, translating to MGAEKKQMRLVCPNCGAQYEVDAGAIPDSGRDVQCSDCGHAWFQGPLDIDFEAEEMALAPKAAVRPSQPVAPPQEADPEPEPVPAPQPFGSPPPLAEDEDEPEAEDAPAPPPAAPRRSMDDSLLSVLREEADREAAVRRSEVPRPLEIQPDLGLEETAGAAKAVRDRLARLRVPEPTPDDTEKPTARRDLLPDIEEINSTLRASSEDRHGEADDLSQDAAPDAEHSKAAFRSGFFLILLVAFLLLVTYMAAPKLMGQFPAAESALQSYVDAVNGARLWLDRNLGGAQSAN from the coding sequence ATGGGGGCTGAGAAAAAGCAGATGAGGCTGGTTTGCCCGAATTGCGGCGCGCAATATGAAGTAGATGCGGGGGCAATCCCTGATTCCGGGCGTGATGTGCAATGCTCTGATTGCGGTCATGCGTGGTTCCAAGGCCCTCTGGATATTGATTTCGAGGCGGAAGAGATGGCTTTGGCGCCCAAGGCAGCTGTGCGCCCGTCCCAACCGGTCGCGCCGCCGCAAGAGGCCGATCCGGAACCCGAACCGGTTCCCGCACCCCAGCCGTTTGGAAGCCCCCCCCCGCTGGCAGAGGATGAGGACGAGCCCGAAGCCGAGGATGCGCCTGCACCTCCGCCCGCCGCGCCTCGGCGTAGTATGGATGATAGCCTGCTGTCGGTTCTGCGCGAAGAGGCCGACCGCGAAGCAGCTGTGCGCCGTTCCGAGGTGCCGCGACCATTGGAAATTCAACCCGATCTGGGGCTGGAGGAAACAGCAGGTGCCGCCAAGGCCGTGCGTGATCGTCTGGCACGCCTGCGTGTTCCCGAACCTACGCCTGATGATACCGAAAAGCCGACTGCACGCCGCGATCTCTTGCCTGATATCGAAGAAATCAACTCCACCCTGCGCGCCAGCAGTGAGGACCGTCATGGCGAGGCGGACGATCTTTCCCAAGACGCCGCACCTGATGCCGAGCATTCAAAGGCAGCATTCCGCAGTGGGTTTTTCTTGATCCTCTTGGTCGCTTTCCTGCTTTTGGTGACATATATGGCCGCGCCAAAGTTGATGGGGCAGTTCCCCGCCGCCGAAAGCGCGCTGCAATCCTATGTCGATGCCGTGAATGGTGCACGGCTTTGGCTGGATCGTAACTTGGGCGGTGCGCAATCCGCGAATTAA
- a CDS encoding DUF4175 domain-containing protein, whose protein sequence is MTQTPDDIGSRLKRPVTLTLAGLWAERLIQNFWTVWTVFIIVLAVLAFGVQDVAPLWAVWGGLGVAGIIAIAALWRGIRTFSRPTHQDALSRLDATLPGRPIASLSDAQAIGAGDSGSQAVWAAHQARMARAAAKARAVAPDLRLATRDVFGLRYIALTALVIALMFGSLWRIASISGLGPTDAQTLANGPSWEGWVQPPPYTGKPTLYLNDIDRTGFEVPIGSRIQLRFYGEVGALSLSETVSAGPPPADEPANLRDFEVAQSGAVTISGPAGRTWAITATPDTPPSISAEGDLTREADGRLKMPFSAKDDFGVTAGQAVIALDMTAVDRRYGLAAAPEDTDPITVDLPLPISGQRSDFTETLVEDLSKHVFANLPVTITLSASDAPGQTGTAPPLSVTLPGKRFFDPLAAAVVEMRRDLLWSRRNAPRTVQIFKAITHRPEGLFRNEQAYLRLRVALRRLEADAGNLSTEVRDELADAFWDIALLIEEGDLQSARERLKRAQDMLDEAIRNGADPAEIEELMQELREAMDDYMRLLAEEAERNPDGAAADEQNSMEMTGDQLSEMLAELQKLLEEGRMEEAAELMEMLRQLMENMQVTQGQGGQGGGPGQQAMKNLGDAMRDQQDLSDDSFSELQNPDGDPSQDGDEGLAERQRDLRKRLGLLRGGPLPGAGSEAGEAGRQALDDAARAMQDAERALEEGDLPGALDRQAEAMRDLRDGMRNLGEALAQDRREEGADGQGETVGRAEPGSPRDPLGREQGEGARIGSDQNLLQGDDVYRRAQDLLDEIRRRQGDQSRPDSERDYLKRLLDLY, encoded by the coding sequence ATGACGCAGACGCCAGATGATATTGGGTCCCGGCTAAAGCGCCCCGTAACGCTGACCCTCGCGGGCCTGTGGGCAGAGCGGCTGATCCAGAATTTCTGGACGGTCTGGACGGTCTTTATCATCGTGCTGGCCGTGCTGGCATTCGGTGTGCAGGACGTGGCCCCGCTTTGGGCGGTTTGGGGCGGGCTTGGCGTCGCGGGTATTATTGCCATCGCAGCACTTTGGCGCGGCATACGCACGTTTTCACGCCCGACACATCAAGATGCGCTGAGCCGGCTTGATGCCACGCTGCCCGGACGCCCCATTGCCAGCCTTTCCGATGCCCAAGCAATCGGCGCGGGTGACAGCGGATCGCAGGCGGTTTGGGCCGCGCACCAAGCGCGCATGGCCCGCGCTGCCGCCAAGGCCCGCGCCGTGGCCCCCGATTTGCGGCTGGCCACGCGTGATGTCTTTGGCCTGCGCTACATCGCGCTGACCGCGCTGGTGATCGCGCTGATGTTTGGATCGCTTTGGCGCATTGCCTCGATCAGCGGGCTTGGCCCCACCGATGCCCAAACCCTTGCCAATGGCCCCAGCTGGGAAGGCTGGGTCCAGCCGCCGCCCTATACCGGCAAGCCGACGCTTTACCTTAACGACATTGACCGCACCGGATTTGAGGTGCCCATCGGCAGCCGCATCCAGTTGCGGTTTTACGGCGAGGTGGGCGCGCTAAGCCTGTCCGAGACCGTCTCGGCGGGCCCCCCACCGGCCGATGAACCCGCAAATCTGCGCGATTTTGAGGTTGCGCAAAGCGGGGCAGTCACCATCTCTGGCCCAGCCGGGCGCACATGGGCGATAACCGCCACCCCCGACACCCCCCCAAGCATCAGCGCCGAGGGCGATTTGACCCGTGAGGCCGACGGACGCTTGAAAATGCCCTTCTCGGCCAAGGATGATTTTGGCGTGACCGCAGGCCAGGCCGTGATTGCACTGGATATGACTGCTGTGGATCGCCGCTACGGGCTGGCCGCAGCGCCCGAAGATACCGATCCCATTACCGTTGATCTGCCTTTGCCGATCTCGGGTCAGCGCAGCGATTTTACCGAAACACTGGTGGAGGATCTGTCGAAGCATGTGTTTGCCAATTTGCCCGTCACCATCACGCTTTCGGCCAGCGATGCCCCCGGTCAGACCGGAACTGCGCCGCCGCTTTCCGTTACCCTGCCTGGCAAACGTTTCTTTGATCCGCTTGCGGCGGCCGTAGTAGAGATGCGGCGCGATCTGCTTTGGTCACGCCGCAATGCCCCGCGCACGGTGCAAATCTTCAAGGCGATCACCCACCGGCCAGAGGGGCTTTTTCGCAATGAGCAAGCCTATTTGCGTCTGCGCGTTGCCCTGCGGCGGCTTGAAGCGGATGCCGGAAATTTGTCCACAGAGGTCCGCGATGAACTGGCCGATGCCTTTTGGGATATTGCCCTGCTGATCGAGGAAGGTGACCTGCAATCCGCCCGCGAACGCCTAAAACGCGCGCAGGATATGCTAGATGAAGCGATTCGCAACGGTGCCGACCCCGCCGAGATCGAAGAGCTGATGCAAGAGCTGCGCGAAGCCATGGACGACTACATGCGCCTGCTGGCCGAGGAAGCGGAGCGCAACCCCGATGGCGCCGCCGCGGATGAGCAAAACTCCATGGAGATGACCGGCGACCAGCTTTCCGAAATGCTGGCAGAGCTGCAAAAGCTGCTGGAAGAAGGCCGGATGGAAGAGGCCGCCGAGCTGATGGAGATGCTACGGCAGCTGATGGAAAACATGCAGGTCACGCAAGGACAGGGCGGCCAAGGTGGTGGCCCCGGCCAGCAGGCCATGAAAAACCTTGGCGATGCGATGCGCGACCAGCAAGACCTGTCAGATGACAGTTTTTCTGAATTGCAAAATCCCGATGGGGATCCCTCTCAGGACGGGGATGAAGGGCTTGCCGAGCGGCAGCGCGATTTGCGCAAACGTCTTGGGCTTTTGCGCGGTGGCCCCCTGCCCGGTGCAGGATCCGAGGCGGGCGAGGCTGGCAGGCAAGCGCTAGATGATGCCGCCCGCGCGATGCAAGATGCCGAACGTGCGCTGGAAGAGGGCGACCTGCCCGGTGCGCTGGACCGGCAAGCCGAAGCCATGCGCGACCTGCGTGACGGCATGCGCAATCTGGGCGAAGCACTGGCGCAGGATCGCCGCGAGGAAGGTGCTGATGGTCAGGGCGAAACCGTTGGCCGGGCAGAGCCCGGCTCTCCGCGTGATCCCTTGGGCCGAGAACAAGGCGAGGGTGCGCGCATTGGATCGGATCAGAACCTTCTGCAAGGCGATGACGTCTATCGCCGCGCGCAGGATTTGCTGGATGAGATTCGCCGCCGTCAGGGCGATCAATCACGCCCCGACAGCGAACGCGACTACCTGAAACGTCTCTTGGATCTGTATTGA